Within the Vigna angularis cultivar LongXiaoDou No.4 chromosome 10, ASM1680809v1, whole genome shotgun sequence genome, the region ttttcaatttagtcgTATTCCCATATTCGTGTTTGTGTTTCATAACTTCCATTTCATCATAGTAATTTACCATATACATGTCCCTGGCTAATTAAATGAGCATTTTCTTGCACACacttaagttaaaaaaaacacaaagaatTGACTATTctcaaatacatttttaaacacttaaaaatatattccaaatataaaaatatattttagattagataatttgaaagagaaatacttttcaaaatattcaatcCAAAACATACTTTTTATACATTACATATtagatatttcaaaaataattttgattggaATGGCCTTCCGGAATATTTactccaaaaaatatttaaaaacaaggaaaatacaattataatttcatgAGAGTAGTTTGGAGTTTACCGTGGAGGTGCAGTAAGGAAAGcccttgaatttgaatttgaaatttcaatttcaaatgaCCTTGCATTTGCAGTTGCAGTTTTATTTGGTTTTGGAATTATATTACATTAGCAGGTGTTACCATTAAAATTGAATCTCTATttcaaattacaatttttaattaatagaattTAACCTGAATTAATTAGTGGctatattaaaattcaattatatttgtggttgaaaattttattgatttatattaaaattaaattggatTTGTGGTTCAAAATTTGGTTAGATTCACAATTAAGCGCAAGTGTAGACATGCAAAGAAGAACTTCACtatagaatattttattattaacctTTGAAAACGTAAGCTAGACTGACACATaactttatataaattatacacgtatttattttttaatatttaaaagtaatctATATACCAATgctataatttatatttactatACTTATCTTTCCTAACGTCGACTATTGAAACTTTATACGTAATCTATTTATTATTTCGTCTCATTACTGTTTgttactaaataattaaattttattatttttgagttGGCTAAGTTAATGTTACATtctcataataaattaatattaaatttatattttcttcttattatgAGTTTATTTCATACTGTTTTAATATAGGGTCAACATACCTTTTCACCTCAAATCATTCTTGCATTTCgtatttagtatttatctaaagatattttgatatttaaataaataattaatttgatcaGAATTAGAACAAAGTTTTgaattcacaataaatttttttctctaatttcttatccttgatctctaTTCATAGTGTTTAGGATAAATCTatgattaataaaaccctaatcACGACTTAATTATGATTCATTATCTATTAAATAACACTTAccaattatttaagtttcaagtaatttttaagaatatttacgATTAATGTGTCATTTCGGTCTCTGATTATGTCTAACTGAACAGTTTTCATAATTTTCCgagtttaaacatatttatttagtCGTTTCTTCCGCTCGGTTTTATTTCTATGACCGTCTGATCATACAGTACATATACTAATACCTTTTTTCGTGTTTAGTTGAGGCAAATACCATAACTTGGATTTACATGTAGTCCTTTGATACTAACTACTCGTTAGAgttgattatttgttattttagttgatttaacactaattataattaatttttcttgtaacGTTTTTGTTGTATAATAACAATATCTTAGCaagatttgataaataaatataaaatgtttgatAGTTCAAATCATTTTATTAACCATGATCGAATGACACTACATCTCCGCTGCATACTTGGTGTTAAAAATACGATTAAGAGCTGCAGCCAATCGAACTCCTCCTTGAGCTAACCGCAAATTCACTATCGGAAAACGAGAGAAGAAGTATTCATCTGCAGAGTGCATTTTCATGTTACagttagaaaaaacaaaatgataaaagaaaattttcacaaCTATCAAAACTCTCATTGCTTACCATCTAGTAGTGCGCCTTCAGGGGCATCTTTATAGGCCCATTTACAGGCATCTTCCGCACTTTCAGACGCATATCTGAAAAAACTGACCCATGTTAAATAAACCATAGTAGACATGGGAATAACCTAAACTTTTTCAGTAAATTCAAATATCCATGAAAACGAAAATCATTactaaaactttttatatttgtaattgttttatattttagtaaaattttggaaataaaaattcaacaaaatataagaaaatggaGGCATACGTACATAGCTGGGCATGATATGTCACCATTACTGCAGTGCTCCCAATCTTGTACTTCATTTGCCCATACtctctatttattattaaaacaagtTAGAGTGAAGAAAACATAAAACTTGAACAAACGAATCATTAGATTGAAGACACCAATACCGTAATATTCCTTTGAATTGCATCAACCAAGTCGTCGAAATCCTGATCGAATTTTTCAAACTCTGTTTCAATTATGTTATCATCCCAGACCTGAACGTTATATACTGTTAGTGGAGTGGTAACAGAGATCATTATGGTGTATGATCCAAGAAATTAAGCATTTGATTTACCCGGTGAAGTTTTTGCGTTGCGTTATACCAAAGAACATTAATTGCATTGCCACCCTGGTCTGAGACAAAGCCACAATGTAGAGGCTACAGATAATAGAGAATAAAATGTCATTATAATGTAATGCGGATGTGagataattgtatttaaatggGTCTTAGTTATTGGCTAGCACTTCGGTATATAAAACctaaacaatttatatatataagatactTTCATTagtaaaaagttttttaaagtGATAAAAAAACCAAATTCGTAAAAGTTTGACTCAAAGCGACAATATCTTATTAGTATGGAGATTTAATTCAAAGCGgacaatattttattagtagAGAGATTTATGTGTGTTAAACCTCTCTACAATTGATATCAAAGCTAGGTTAAGCTCACATGAGTACAATGGTCCTGTATCGAAAGTCTTCCTGACAAAGACTTCCAGATAAAGGTAACTCGTTAAAATGATCAGAGGTACAAAAAGGGATAGTCGAATTCCTCCGCTAGAAGGGGAGTGTACCAATACAGAAGGGACTCACTCTTGAgggaaaaaattattaagaattcaagtgtgagtctaaaTCCCATAATgggtagaaatgagaaagtagaacaaTATATAAGTGTGAAGACCCATTAatccattgtcttaaggttttagATACAGAGTGATGTCAATCTCTTATGTAATTAGGTTCAAGTCTTGTTAGTGTTATATTTTTTCAGTAAACTTCTTCTTCGATAGACTGAACAAAACTCAACTATTATTTACCCTAATATCTATATGAGTAAAAACATGTCTTGAAATAAATAGATGCACGTATTAATACCTGATGAATGTCACCAAAAAAATGTGAAAGGAACAGAAGAGCTTCAGTGAGATTATCTGATGTTGATGATGAAGCAAAAATTGTTAGTGTGCAAACAATAGAAGTGATGTGGGTATATATAACATTATAGTTTGAAACAAGGGTTTACAATTAGATTCTATGTTACTTCCGTATCCGAGGAGCTGGTTGGTGTAGTTGTAAATAGCTGCCACAACACATCGATTTTGAAGTCCTGTTCTCGGATCTACACAATCTCCTGAAAGTTCAACTACTAATTAGTACTTCTACACCAAAACACATCACATTATTCCttcaaattattaaacatataaacttatttattttagattttatatcAAGACATTGATTAACTTTTGTGGCTTCAATACAAAATATCTCGtgtcatcatcatcaacttTTGTTTTACTTATTCTATGTTTCTCTTCATATgcttaataaaattatacaattagtCATTGGAAacaaatagttatttatatttcatattattttgctaatttttaattaattattaaaaatacttttaaacctttttgtgattgttccctttattttgtttgtCATAATAATCAATATCTTTACCATGATATTACTATCATCTGGTGAATTCTATAACACATCAAGCAAaacacatttaatatatattacttttgaaCATTTATGCGATGTACACATTTCAAATTAACACGTGCACGTGAATGATAGATGAaacttttaacttattaaatgcttaatttaaaaaaatattttatagtaaaaaaaattaatcatagaTCAAAGGTAATTTTTgcacataatttatttattttagatatttaatcgtcaaattttagttttacaaGTGCAAATTCTTATTAATATATTCATGacagataaatataaaaatcgtGGAGTatgtatatttgaaatataaaactaaatattgaTAAAGATTTCCACAGTAACCGAATAACAATAGAAAATAATAGACTCACTATATCATAAATTGtattagaataaattttaatttataattataaggaatcaactttaaatttaatttaaatccacaaataagtttatattcatgtcacataaatataaaaattacaaatacatACAAATCTTAAACATAGAAATAGACATTAATAAATGATGTTATAAcaatttgataatatatataataataaatctaacaaataataaattttaaaaaattaaactctaaTATACgagtttaatattatattaaaaactcaACTTTAATATATGTCATAATTTACACCAATttatatacattataaattCACCTTTATCTTtagaattttctaaaaaaacagGTAAATAATTTgaagtataatttaaatttataagataaaaaatgagCTGGAGGTAAGATGTATATTTTGTCTTAAGAATATTGGAAAGATTTGAGAGGAAAAAGCAACTTACTGGTGTGATCGTAACTGCAAACGGAGTCGGGAGTATCAGCAAAGTGCAAGGCGGACGACCAAGGAATCGCCCTCCTCACATCATCTGGCCACGAACACAGGCTAGCCAGATCATTTTCTGCAGATTTCGGCAATAATTTGCTTACAGCTTCTGCAGCTGCAGTGTCCAGGCGAGCCTGCAAAATCAAATTTCAACCGAAGGAAAGATGTTAGTGATACACTACATTGAACGTTGGAACACAAGATACAGATCTAGatagaagagaaagagaaaccTGAGCAATCTTGCATACAATGGCGTGCCCTTCTTTTCCCCATCCTTCTGCATTTGGAAGCACCAGCATCAGTGACACTATGACCACTGCCTCAATTCTAAAACAACCCATCGTTCCTTACTGTACCACTCAAACcatactaataatatatataatccatattttccttttaataacGAGAATGGAATGGAAGATTCTAGTTTCCATatcaataacattattttttatttaaaactttaaagtCTTAAAACGTCAATGTGCTGtgtttttatgaatatatgtttttttatatttaattagtattttgatttcaaattaatttaacatgattttttatttgtttcatttagtttttattttatttaaaattatttaatatgtttttgttttgttaaattgcCTTAAAAGGTGATTATacgtttttttttccttccttcactcttttcttattttctccttctctcttttaGAGTTTCTTTACCCTTCACACTCATTCCACCCAAACAACTAGAACCGgattagataattattttttaggttttagtATGAGAAATCATATAGCAAAACATTTtgccatttattttatttgtccaTCATAGCATAGATGAATAACGATCATCAAGCCAAATGAgataacaaatgttattttgtttctatattatttaactttgtAATTTTGATTACTGATGATATTTTGGAtttctaaattttgattttttaagaatattttaatttttttagttttctctACATGTTACATGGAATCACAAATtctataaaagtaataaaagtgAAGTTAATGTAAGAATAATTTGAAAGAGTGACAAAGCTtcacatttcattttcttataaattaactattttaggAAGTTATTAGTTTATAACTTATAGATAGTTATTAGATTCAGTTAGTCATTCGATTAAGCTAAACAAATTAGTAATAAGGTTTAATAGAATTAAGTCATGATTAAACCGATTATAATTAGAAGTTCATGgagaaacttataaatacaggtcaaaggtaTGATTGTTGAAACTTTTGTGATGCATATATTACAACATTAAACTGATCAAATACTGAATTGACTTAAGCATCGAAGTATCTTTAGTAGATAAATCTGATCAGttgaaaaacacaaacaataaagaaaagagTTAAGGAGTGAAGAAGATTGTTTGAAGTGAATACTTGACCCATACACCCAAAACATTTTTGCAACATTATGGAGCCAAACAAAATCTTTTAAACCTACATGGTGAAACATAATGAGCAACCAAACACAAGAGAAGATTGTTAATAACTAAACAGACACGATTgagatgataaaaaatattcaatggCAGATGAACGAGAcataaagaaagtaaaaaaaaatagaataaaaacacttaaacaCTTAAAATTGAGAATGAGATCATTCAACAtgaaaagaataacaaaaatcCTATGTCATCCACCTTATCCTCTCGAAGCTAGATAAATAATCTTGGAAGGAGCCATACCAAACAATACAAGATAGCAGTTTCGctacaagaaaaaattgttgTCATTCCGTGACAATTGTCAATACGGTTGATATATTGTTTTGTTCGTTGCAATAATAGTAGATATACATACatctgtattttatattttagaacaataatgtttttattttatgtacacatacatacatttgtattttatatac harbors:
- the LOC108335183 gene encoding endonuclease 2 encodes the protein MGCFRIEAVVIVSLMLVLPNAEGWGKEGHAIVCKIAQARLDTAAAEAVSKLLPKSAENDLASLCSWPDDVRRAIPWSSALHFADTPDSVCSYDHTRDCVDPRTGLQNRCVVAAIYNYTNQLLGYGSNIESNYNLTEALLFLSHFFGDIHQPLHCGFVSDQGGNAINVLWYNATQKLHRVWDDNIIETEFEKFDQDFDDLVDAIQRNITRVWANEVQDWEHCSNGDISCPAIYASESAEDACKWAYKDAPEGALLDDEYFFSRFPIVNLRLAQGGVRLAAALNRIFNTKYAAEM